The DNA segment GTGAACACGTGAACAATAATCCGACTATCGGCTCCGATATAATGACTCTGATTGATAAGCTTTTGCTTGCTGCTAACGTCAAATCGGAACCACCGGCTAACAATTCGAAGGAAGTGGATATCCCGAACGTCCCATTGGATTGTACCGGTAGCGGTTCGCCTATCATTTCCGAAGAGCATCAGCTAGAAGCCCTTCCGGATGCGTCCGAGAACGAATCATCAGCCTCCTACGTGCCGACAGAATCGATCGAAATTGTCAAGCCACCGTACAGCTATGCGCAGCTGATCATTCAAGCCATCACAGcctcaccgcagcagcagtgcacGCTGCCGGAAATCTACGCCTACCTACGAGCAAACTATCTCTTCTTTCGGCAGCGCCGTCAGGATGGGTGGCAGAATTCGATCCGCCACAATTTGAGCCTGAATCGGTACTTCATCAAGGTGCCGCGCATGACCGATGTGGCAGCGAAAGGTTGCTACTGGCGCATCGATCCGACCTGCTACGCATCGCTCAAGAAGAAACGCTTCCAGAAGCGCTTGCAATGGCGCATTCGGGCCGCAAAGGCGGAGTGCCGTTCGGCACCAGTGTCTCCGTACACTAGCGACGATTCGAACGGTGAGCCGGCGCTGCTGCCCGTATCAGCACCGGCGTCACCGGCGCAAACGAGCAGCACCGCGCAGGACAACGGCTACAAGCAGTATGTACGCACGTGGCGTAATTTTGCTATAAGAGATAGAGCATCGGTCGGAAAACGCCTTCAGATGTAAATGCGACGGGGAGCAAATCATTTGAGGTTTTGATGGAATTTGAT comes from the Anopheles coluzzii chromosome 2, AcolN3, whole genome shotgun sequence genome and includes:
- the LOC125906885 gene encoding forkhead box protein K2-like — protein: MSTTNETDPNNELPVPVPYKNQYVPSFPFGIAANSSISSTNAFQPLPSNTAIMSPMYAVFARLICGDQNVLIIGHRVVVGRARLNNAVDFQVARDTLISRKHFILHYSDGVFAVEVLSKNGVYLDKLFLPQSDLPYMVPKSCVFKFPSTSTTVFFENLVESAANDGVVMVMNGPTAPSAEAMDLSCKIQHTEDASVNDVVPQDNAIGSEHVNNNPTIGSDIMTLIDKLLLAANVKSEPPANNSKEVDIPNVPLDCTGSGSPIISEEHQLEALPDASENESSASYVPTESIEIVKPPYSYAQLIIQAITASPQQQCTLPEIYAYLRANYLFFRQRRQDGWQNSIRHNLSLNRYFIKVPRMTDVAAKGCYWRIDPTCYASLKKKRFQKRLQWRIRAAKAECRSAPVSPYTSDDSNGEPALLPVSAPASPAQTSSTAQDNGYKQYVRTWRNFAIRDRASVGKRLQM